From the genome of Eucalyptus grandis isolate ANBG69807.140 chromosome 2, ASM1654582v1, whole genome shotgun sequence, one region includes:
- the LOC120290295 gene encoding extensin-2-like, which yields MAKFWPRLLYALAICLIATEVVVVAADDDHDPDYKSAPPPPPYLYESPPPPPYIYKSPPPPPYVYKSPPPPPYVYKSPPPPSYVYKSPPPPPPYEYKSPPPPPYIYKSPPPPPYEYKSPPPPPYVYKSPPPPPYEYKSPPPPPYVYKSPPPPPYEYKSPPPPPYVYKSPPPPPYEYKSPPPPPYVYKSPPPPPYEYKSQEYKSPPPPPYVYKSPPPPPYEYKSPPPPPYVYKSPPPPPYEYKSPPPPPYVYKSPPPPPYEYKSPTPPYIYKSPPPPPYVYKSPPPPPYVYSSPPPPPYIYNSPPPPPYYYTSPPPPAVPY from the coding sequence ATGGCCAAGTTTTGGCCACGCCTGCTCTATGCATTGGCAATATGCTTGATAGCCActgaggtggtggtggtggcggccgACGACGACCATGATCCCGATTACAAGTCggcgcctccgccgccgccttaTCTCTACGAAtctccacctcctccaccaTACATTTACAAGTCCCCACCGCCTCCTCCTTACGTCTACAAatccccaccaccacctccatATGTCTACAAGTCCCCACCTCCTCCGTCCTATGTGTACAAGtcccctccacctccacctccttaTGAATACAAATCACCTCCCCCACCTCCCTATATCTACAAGTCACCACCACCGCCTCCTTATGAGTACAAATCGCCTCCACCACCTCCCTACGTATACAAGTCACCACCACCGCCTCCTTATGAGTACAAATCGCCTCCACCACCTCCCTATGTTTACaagtcaccaccaccacctccttaTGAATACAAATcgcctccaccaccaccttATGTATACAAGTCACCACCGCCGCCTCCTTATGAGTACAAATCGCCTCCTCCACCTCCCTATGTCTACAAGTCCCCACCACCGCCTCCTTATGAGTACAAATCGCAGGAGTACAAATCGCCTCCCCCACCTCCCTATGTCTACaagtcaccaccaccacctccttaTGAGTACAaatcacctccaccaccaccttaTGTATACAAGTCACCACCACCCCCTCCTTATGAGTACAAATCGCCTCCCCCACCTCCCTATGTCTACAAGTCACCACCACCGCCTCCTTATGAATACAAATCTCCGACTCCTCCTTACATTTATAAGTcgcctccaccaccaccttATGTGTATaagtctcctcctcctcctccatacGTCTATTCATCGCCACCTCCACCACCTTACATCTACAATTCACCGCCCCCGCCTCCGTACTATTACACCTCTCCTCCACCTCCCGCAGTCCCCTACTAG
- the LOC104433835 gene encoding aldehyde dehydrogenase family 3 member F1, which yields METRGDFEVQLEGMREYYRGGNTRGASWRKSQLRGLGRLLEEREAEMNAALEFDLGKHPVESYRDEIGSLIKSVNYALGCLKGWMSAEKAKLPLAAVLTTAEIIPEPLGLVLIISSWNFPFGLSLEPLIGALAAGNVVVLKPSEVAPRCSSLLANVLPAYLDPKAVKVVEGGPTISEQLIQQKWDKILFTGSARVGRMVMAAAANHLTPVTLELGGKCPAVLDSLSNSWVREVAVQRILGSKFSACAGQACIAIDYVLVETKFSSTLLELMKVWISKMLGENPRESRSMARIVNKNHFFRLKTLLEDPNVKASIVYGGSMDENSLFIEPTILLDPPLESGLMQDEIFGPLLPIITLKKIEDSINFINSRPKPLAIYVFTHNDSLRKRMVAETSSGSVTFNDAMVQYVADTLPFGGIGESGMGNYHGKFSFDTFSHHKAVVRRSFLVDFWFRFPPWNDHKLQLFRSMYLFDYLGVLLTVLGLKKSKQD from the exons ATGGAGACACGGGGTGATTTTGAAGTCCAGTTGGAGGGCATGAGAGAGTATTACAGGGGTGGCAACACGAGAGGTGCATCTTGGAGGAAGTCGCAGCTCCGAGGATTAGGTCGGCTTCTCGAAGAAAGAGAAGCCGAAATGAACGCTGCCCTTGAGTTCGACTTGGGGAAGCATCCTGTCGAGTCTTATCGGGATGAG ATAGGAAGCTTGATAAAGTCTGTGAACTATGCTCTTGGTTGTTTGAAAGGGTGGATGTCAGCCGAGAAG GCTAAACTGCCGCTTGCTGCTGTACTGACGACTGCGGAGATAATTCCTGAACCTCTCGGCCTCGTCCTGATCATCTCATCTTGGAATTTTCCATTTG GACTCTCCCTGGAACCACTGATAGGAGCGCTCGCTGCCGGAAACGTGGTGGTCCTGAAACCTTCAGAGGTGGCTCCTAGATGCTCCTCTCTCCTCGCCAACGTACTGCCGGCTTATCTAGATCCTAAGGCCGTCAAGGTTGTTGAAGGCGGTCCTACCATTAGTGAACAACTAATACAGCAAAAGTGGGATAAAATTCTCTTCACAG GAAGCGCACGAGTGGGTCGCATGGTGATGGCTGCAGCAGCGAATCATCTGACACCAGTGACTCTCGAGTTGGGAGGAAAGTGTCCCGCCGTACTGGATTCTCTTTCAAACTCATGGGTCAGGGAG GTGGCTGTGCAACGAATTCTCGGGTCGAAATTTAGTGCCTGTGCAGGTCAAGCTTGCATAGCCATTGATTATGTCCTCGTGGAGACGAAATTCAGCTCCACTTTG CTGGAACTAATGAAGGTGTGGATCAGCAAGATGCTTGGAGAGAATCCAAGAGAATCACGCAGTATGGCGAGAATCGTGAATAAAAACCACTTCTTCAGACTGAAAACTCTTTTAGAAGACCCAAATGTCAAAGCTTCTATCGTCTACGGAGGTTCAATGGACGAAAACAGCTT GTTTATTGAGCCGACCATCTTGCTTGATCCCCCGCTCGAATCGGGTCTCATGCAAGATGAGATTTTCGGCCCCTTACTCCCGATCATTACG TTGAAGAAGATCGAGGACAGCATCAACTTCATAAATTCAAGGCCTAAACCTCTCGCGATTTATGTCTTTACTCATAACGACTCGCTCAGGAAAAGGATGGTAGCGGAAACATCATCAGGAAGCGTGACATTCAATGATGCGATGGTTCAA TACGTCGCCGATACGCTACCATTCGGAGGTATTGGCGAGAGTGGCATGGGCAATTACCACGGGAAGTTCTCATTCGATACATTCAGCCACCACAAGGCAGTGGTGAGAAGAAGCTTTCTGGTTGACTTCTGGTTCAGATTCCCTCCTTGGAATGACCACAAACTGCAGCTATTTCGCTCAATGTATCTTTTCGATTACCTCGGAGTGCTCCTTACCGTACTCGGATTGAAGAAATCCAAACAAGACTGA